The DNA region AGTGATCGCCTCAAACGGCACGATCACCGCCGAGGCGGCTCACCAGATTGCGGACATCTTCACCGAGGTCGTGGTGGCGCCCGCGTACTCGCCAGAGGCGATCGAGATTCTGTCCGTCAAGAAGAACCTCAGGCTGCTTGAGGTGACGCACGTACCGCTCAGCACCGAGTGGCGACGCATTTCCGGAGGGGTGCTGGTCCAGGTTTCCGACGCGATTGACGCGGAAGGAGACGATCCCTCGACGTGGACCCAGGTCGCGGGAGCCCCCGTGTCATCGGCGGTACTCGCCGATCTCGACTTTGCGTGGAAGGCATGCCGCTCCGTCAAGTCGAATGCGATCCTGCTTGCCAGGGACGGCGCTGCCATGGGCATCGGCATGGGTCAGGTGAATCGTGTCGACTCGTGCCGCCTCGCCGTCGACCGGGCGGGCGCGGAGCGAGTGCTCGGTTCCGTCGCGGCTTCAGATGCGTTCTTCCCGTTTGCGGACGGGCTACAAGTGCTCATCGATGCGGGGGTGAGGGCCGTGGTGTCCCCAGGAGGCTCCGTCAGGGACGGCGAGGTCATAGCCGCGGCCGAGGCCGCGGGAATCGCCCTCTTCCACACGGGCACCAGGCACTTCTTTCACTGATGCCGAAGAACGAGCCCGAACTCACCTCTCGGCACGTCGCCGTCGCCGTGCTCGCGGCGACGGTGGTGCTCGTTTCGCTCGCGGGCTTCGTGTCGGCGAGGGTGGCCATCCTGTCGCTTGCCGCATTTGCGCTTGCGGGGGCGGCGGCCCGCGCTTTCGCTCCGCTTGGCAGGGCGTTCGTGGTGAGGAGCAAGCTCGTGGACGTCGTTGTGCTCGTGGTCTTGGGCGGGGTGCTGCTCTTCTTGGGGTTGACGACGCCGCTCGGTTGAGTCGCGGAACGGATACCCCGCTGACCGACCTCGAACCACCCGGCGATTCGTGTCGCACTCGCGGACCAGGCGGGAGGTTGCCCCCTGAATCCAAGTATGTCAATATAGAGCCATGTCGATACAAGCCGAGGGTCTGGTCTTTGTCCGCGCGCGACCCGAGCAGGCCCTGACGACGGAGACCGGGGAGGTCCTCGCGTGAGCGGCCTCGCCACTGCAGGCACTCGCGGCAGGCTCTCGACGCTCGATCGCTGGCTCCCGCTCTGGATCGGACTTGCCATGGCCACAGGCGTGGCACTGGGGCGCTTCATCCCGGGTGTCTCGGGCGTGCTGGCGAGGATGGAGATTGGCGGGATCTCCGTGCCGATCGCCATCGGCCTCCTGGTGATGATGTACCCGGTGCTGGCCAAGGTCCGCTACGACAAGGTTGCCGCAGTGACGGGCGACAAGAGGCTCCTCGTCTCGTCCCTGGTGCTGAACTGGCTCGTGGGTCCGGCGCTGATGTTCTCACTCGCCTGGACGTTCCTTCCCGACCTTCCCGAGTACCGCACGGGACTGATCATCGTCGGCCTCGCCCGGTGCATCGCGATGGTCGTCATCTGGAACGACCTCGCATGCGGGGACCGCGAAGCCGCAGCGGTGTTGGTGGCGATCAACTCCGTGTTCCAGGTCGTCGCGTTCGCTCTCCTCGGGTACTTCTACCTCACGGTCTTGCCCGGTTGGCTCGGTCTGGACACGCAAGGGCTCGAGGTGTCGATCGGACAGATCGCCATGAATGTCCTGGTATTCCTAGGGATCCCGCTCATCGCCGGGTTTGCGTCACGGTGGATCGGACAGCGAGCA from Demequina lutea includes:
- the arsB gene encoding ACR3 family arsenite efflux transporter, encoding MSGLATAGTRGRLSTLDRWLPLWIGLAMATGVALGRFIPGVSGVLARMEIGGISVPIAIGLLVMMYPVLAKVRYDKVAAVTGDKRLLVSSLVLNWLVGPALMFSLAWTFLPDLPEYRTGLIIVGLARCIAMVVIWNDLACGDREAAAVLVAINSVFQVVAFALLGYFYLTVLPGWLGLDTQGLEVSIGQIAMNVLVFLGIPLIAGFASRWIGQRAKGRDWYESKFLPRIGPWALYGLLFTIVLLFALQGKAVTSNPLDVVRIALPLLAYFAVMWGLGMALGRALALGYARSATLAFTAAGNNFELAIAVAIGTFGAASGEALAGVVGPLIEVPVLVGLVYVSLWSARHWFAVDPHTGATAQKTLDGARS